A window of Chelmon rostratus isolate fCheRos1 chromosome 18, fCheRos1.pri, whole genome shotgun sequence genomic DNA:
GTTAAAGATCTGCACGAACAGCAGTCAAACCCCTGCGCCTCAGTCCGGGTCCAGGCTGTGTGCAGCCCTCTCATCAGGTCAAGTACCTCTAACTCAAGTTGAGCTGTTTCATGTGTTAATCTGCTGGAACTAATCGGGACCTTCTTACTGAATTTGTTCAGCGTTTTGCCCTGTTTAACGGGAGAAGTGGCTGTTACATAAGCAGATATacgtttctctctctgctttgcgTCTCCTCCGGTCTCTCCTCACTCAGACGAGCGCATACACATATTTCTTCACTCTTTGCTGTCACGTTCACAACGAGGATCTTCCCAGTTTAGCCAGCCGCCAACAGAGGCGAGGGTAACGACATATAACTACATTTCCTGGGCATTAGAAATGGCAATGGTTAGGTTTTCTCACCTTGAACCCCCTGTTGCCCTTTAAAGAAGCTGAATAAAATAGGGCCTAAGGTATTTGGTAAGAATTAGTCAGCACTCATGCAAGAGTTTGAGCCCATCAGAACAAAGTATACTAGTGATTGTTAGAGAATTTCCAAGGTAAATGCACCATTAAGACTTATCCTATGTTGATCCTTGCTATATTATtatcaaatacaaataaaaagcaactGTAGCTGAGTATATCTAAAAATGTTGCATGACAGTAATATTTGAGCCAATATATGGTTACTGATTGTTTTCGTATCCCGTGATGTTTGTGAACTTATAAAAACAAGGCTTTTATGCAGAGCACTGCTCGTGAGCATCGTGAATGAGCAAAAATGTGGATGTGACATTTCAGTGAATGCCAACACCATGATCAGCCCTGCTGTATCACTCCCCCCAATGAGTTGACAGGGCAAATGCCTCATTAAAACGCACACCCCTCCTCTTGTAACCCTCCCAGCCTCTCTGGTCCAACACGGCACgcttgatttaaatgttttttttttccccctcttcttctttcgTTTGCTGAACGTGCAGCGATGTATGCGCCGTGGTTGAAATGCGTGACTGATTTAATAAGGAGAGTGTTTCCGAGGAGGGGGGCTGCAGCAGTAGCTCCGTTCTCACTCGAGCCCAGAGATGGCCCTGTGAAGTGGTTCGATGCCTGCTGCACGGGGCCACTTCTGCTGAGCACGGAGTTACACATGGCTCCACATCAAGAGGAATTAAATCAGCGCTGCTGTTCCCCACATGTCAAGACTGCAGCAAGGGGCAGCTTAGCTGAATTTACTTAACCGTGCTGTAATAACGTAAAGGCTGGTTTGAACACAGGGCAGCACAAGCGCTCATCCCCCTGCCACATAGGTTACCACGTGCAGTGACTTGTCCCTATTGCTGAGGAACAGGAAGATGCTAGTCGGGGTGTTTCATTTAGGGATTTAATTATGTGCATCTGCACTGTCATCAAGTGTGTGGGAGTCATATGGAATATTCTAGTAATTAGTGAAGAATGTGTCTTTTAAAAGGAGGGGATGGGCAGTTCCTCCAGGCCTGTTTGAAATAACAGGTGTATCATCCTCTTAATGTATACGAGGAAGACacaagtaaagaaaaaacaaacatgacttTGCATATTGATACGACCAATTCTGTTCGTGACACCAAGGGCGACAACGCAGAGACTGAACCAACTGAATAATTCATGTGATTAATTACCTCCAGATATTACAGCACAGAGATGAACTCAATATACAGGCATCTAATAAGAAGCAGACAGCAACAGATGCTGCCTCTGCTTATCTGACTCAAAGGAAGTAGGCTGTGGGTACAAGCCTGCCATTGGCCGACTATCACAGTTGGCATTTCCCTCCCCTTCCGAACGTCGCTGCTTTCTGGACTCAGCGCCTCCCAAGACAATTGCGACTGCTTTAAAGGAATACGAGCCAGagggtttctgtttttcttctataCTGGAGTGGTAATGGGTGCAGCGGAGACCTTTCTCCAGCACTGGCACAGCGCTAAGATGAGGTGAGGAGATAGGTCTGTGTATGAGAGACTACCTCTGCACGAAGAAGATTTGAGAGGGTGCaaataaaaaggataaaaacagacaaacacactaggaccattcattttgtgtccttacatttattattttaacacATAACGGTAACAGGAGAGTGGGATAAGCCGGAcgtaaaatgcacaaaatatatCAAAACTCTCTCTGGGGAGACAGGCAAGTCaactgctgcctcctctctttcacacaGCGATAGATAGAGAAGGGGCGAGGATGAgggtgagagtgagtgagtgaaagtTTGAAGGTTAGAGGTAAAGCCCCTCCGGCGTGCCCTCCTGCTTCTTGTACAGGACGTTTTCCTTGGACTTCTTGAAGTCTTCGTTGGTGACTTTCATACGGCGTTCCCGCAGAGCCATGAGGCCTGCTTCTGTGCAGATGGCCTGGTGGACAGAGTAAGAGGAAGAAAGTAGAGGGACAAGTGTCAGGTGTATTACACTATGTAGAAATACAGGAAAAAAGGATGCGGAAGCTCAACTTTGTGTGTTTAGCTTTCCTGCTTAACAGGGTAAACTAGTAACTcctgtattaaaaaaacaaaaacaaaaacaaaaacaaagagggagagggcaCTAGTAAAATGTGGACGCAGCCGATTTGGACAAATAACCAGAAACACTATTAATGTATTTGACAGTACTGCATTAACATTATATACATTAAACTAaatggtggtgatggtgttttttgttctgtaacTGGCCTTCGTTCAGACCACAGGCTTAATGCGACAGCCACCTTTCAGGCCCACAGGGCTGTTTGGCAATCAAAAGAGTTTGGGCGGAGGCCTCACTTGAATGCTTTTATACTTTGGTCAACATAAAGTTCTTGAACAGTGACAGTATCGGATATCGGAAATGTCGGCAATTCCTTTTCTGCTCAATTCCAGCTATTGTAAGTGTTGATGATGTAAAAGAAATCAAACCTGCTGTAAAGTTTCATACagaacactgcaaacacactcgAAGTGTAATGCTATCAGATCCCACATGAGGGCAGCAGAGTCGAGTCAGTGAGAGTTTAAGATAGAAATACCATTCTAGATTGGACGTTTGTTAATGGAGGACAAGACTCAATTAAATAAGTGTTGATGCTGCAATAACTTAGAAAATCAGTCCTTGTGGCTACCCTTCAAACAGCTTCACATTGTTTCCCCTTTCTGCTGAGCCACCGTGTGAACTGGGTCGCTGCCAAGAACTCACACAATCAATAAATGGCTGTAGTCAGACAACCAGGCCGGAGCAAATTAAGAGACCAGATAGAAAACATCTCCAGTGCCAGGCTGCGGTTCGATTGGACACAACCCCGCCCATGCTGCTTAATCCACTCTTCTGTTAAGACAATATACTCCTACAGACACCGTTTCATCTGTAGGAGTGAAGACAGAATGCGAAAGACTCACTGGAACCATCACCGCCTGAACATCACATGCATGGATGTTTTGGCTATGGTGGGAAAATGTcatgttctactgttctacCCATCCTTTATAAGATCCTTTCTAATCTTAAGAACAACGAGGCTGGTTGAAAGATTTTGGATCCAGTGGCTGTGATCAGAGGGGAAACCACTTTGCAGCTGTGAGCGGACATTCTCTCTCTTACCTTAATGTCTGCTCCTGATAGGTCATCCTTAGCCAGGATGAGGTCATCGAGGGTGACATCATCTGCTACTGTCATGCGGCTGGTGTGGATCTGGAAGATCCTCCTTTTGGTCTTCTCATCCGGCAGGGGAAACTCAATCTTACGGTCGATTCTCcctgagaagaaaacagaaacatcatacactgctgctgtgaagagcttcttcttgttttgacaatttcaaatgtttatgacattttattcagCAGACAAATGTCCATAACTCAAAACCCATTTGGTTCATAAACACGCTCTTTGTTTTAAAGAGCTACTACTTCCTGTCGTAACTCGGCAGAATACAACCATTTCCAAAATGGCTAAAAGATAAACTGTAGGtatgcaggcaggcagagactCAGTGACATCGAAAGGCAGAATCAGCCCCATTCAGAGTCCCACTGACCAGGTCTGATGAGGGCTGGGTCCAGGGTTTCTATCCGATTAGTGGCCATGATAACTTTTACATCTCCGCGCGAGTCGAAGCCATCCAGCTGGTTGAGTAGCTCCAACATGGTCCTCTGGATCTCCCTCTCACCACCAGAGTTAGAGTCATACCTACACAACACAGGAAACAATTACTTAAAGAATTTATGGAATCCCCTACATCGCCCTACATCCTCAGACTCAGACCCGAGGCACTTGTCCATCTTGCGGTCTTGCTCTGACCTGAGTTGTTTGCTGTCTTGTCCATGTGATGTTAAAAGGCCACTTTGACAGCACaagttcatttattatttaaaaactTAGAGAGCTTGTGGAACATGACAAACTCATAGTGAACCGAAAGAGCCATTCAAGAGTCAGTCTACCACAGGCAGGTGAACCCAACAAACAGGGTTACTTTAAAGAACCCATCGTCTTCCCCGCCACctgcacagactgcacacactCCTGCTCTAATAGCTGGTCATTGGCTGACGGTGGCTAGTTGGAAAACCTTAACATATCACCCAACACTAGTGTGTTGCCACTGATCCTGGAACTGTCATCTGTTTTCAAtcaaagagagaggaaaaagctaCAGCTACTGCATTACATCACACTCAGCTGAAACACAGGCTCACATAAATTAATCTGATGAATAAACTTTGCATACTGTACAGTTTAATAGGCTTACATCATTTAAAATCCCCCAAACAGAAATACACTTTCAGTTAGATGCTGAAGAAAGTTACTCAACCTGAACTGTTAATATGCTGTTCGGTAatgaatacaaagaaaacagtaATATATGAAGGTGCAGCCAGTTATCACACTTACTAATCCAACACCTTGTCATCCCCTTCTGACTCCTCAGCACCATATGTCGTACATTACCACTGCTCTCGTGCTCTCAGTCTCTCACGTTCTGTCTAAAATAGAGTCTAGGATACAGTCTGTGTACCTCTTAGTGCCGATCGCATCGATCTCATCGATGAAGACGATGGAGGGCGCGTGTTCCTCTGCCACCCTGAAGAGCTCTCGGACCAGCTTGGGCCCGTCCCCGAGGTACTTCTGGATGAGCTCTGAGCCCACCACGCGCAGGAAGGTGGCTGATGTCTGATTGGCTACGGCCTTGGCGAGCAGTGTCTTTCCTGGTGACGAACAGGAACAGTTTAAGTATAGTTAGTTAAGAGGTTCCCCTGAGACTCTGTTCACCTCTAGTTTTTATTCTAGCTGCCTAATATCCAGGTGAATGTTATCAGTAATTGGCAGATTTCTGAGATATTTAAATTCATCTGTGATGTATTCATTtggagacagaagaaaagcttctgaacaaaatgtcacttcctgtgacTTTTTAGAGAAATGCTTTTCAAAGGCTTCAGCagtttttcatgacattttctttcatataCCTCATTTAATCATCTTATTTCATGgtattttttgtctttacttgAATACACTATGTATTGCCTGTTGCTGGAAGTCTTTTATGTGAATTTAAAAGGTTTACAGGAACCCAAATTTCGCCCACTGCCCAGGTGCCCCTAAAAGCAGTTCTAAAAGGTCACAAGCATCATATTGTACCATCACATGTCCTTTGTTCACTATCACTGTCGCAACATAATGTTCACACTGATAAGAGATTAGCACCACCACTGAAGGAAATTAATTTAGGCAATTACTTATTAACTACATTTTACTGAGatataataaaaaacaactCTCTGTCCAATCAGAAGAGACAAAGGTCAAAGTGATGGTTCTTTTTGATTGATTATAGACACACATGTAGACATGTACTAGGTCTAAAAGTTCTCACAATTCTGTCCATATTCTGCCAACATTCATCTTTGGGCAAACTGTTGAAAACTGCCATCAACAAGGATTAAATACTGAAAACCTGTCTCCTCCTTGCCTCTGAGTGCAAGTCTAACTTCATTTCTACTCTATGTGTAATGGTGATGATGTATAGTTTTTTAAAATGGACTGAGACGGCTGTAGGGACTGTACGGAAAGTCACAGCCAAGTTGAAGTGTAGTGCGCTTTACAGAACCTTTGCTTCCTTCATTAATGAGACTGTTCAGTCAAGAATAGATTTGATTtggaaaatgactttttctaATGCTGTACACTGTGACAAAGGTTGACAAGGACACAAAGGCAGCCTTTGTAGTTTAGTCATAATCCTGCTTTCATGACACGATTCAGGCCAGAAGAAGCAGATTTCAGTGCATGTTGATTGCCGTTTTGAATCATCATAAATGTGGAACATTGACAATAGAGCACTTTTATCAGTGGCATTACCAAGAGGCTGCAGGAGGTTAGCGACAGTTTCTCACCTTCCCTTTTGTGGTGCCCTTTACAAAAGGTCCCTAATGGCCTAATGGAATTTACCGGTCATGTCAAAGTGGGGTACCAACATCTTTATCTCTGGATTTCATCtaaaaaaatacttcaaacTAATGTGATGAAGTGGAAAATCAAAGGTTGGGGTATAAGGTGATTATCTAGATCACTTTCTGATGCTGATTACGTTTTTAACAAAGAGCATATGAGTCAGTGGATTACATTTGTTCAGCTTTCATTTATCTGTCTTAATTCTCAATATGGAGCAAGGTAGTATTGATTTCAGTACTCGTGTCGAACCATCATGGTACGGGGGGGGTCACAGTCTGGTTCACAAACACTACATGACAGAATGATGCACGTAACACACAACCAAAATTCACAAGCAAGTTCTGCATGGAAACTTTTAGCCGTTAGCTGAATGTGATGAGGTTAACGCAACAGGCTGACTGACGTGTGAGTCAATCAAACTATCATGAGCGAAACACCAGAGCTGGAAGACCTGTCTGCCTCCTTTAAATCCgctgggtgaaaaaaaaaaaaaacctattcCTGGTCAACAACGACCCAACTTCCAGcaaagttgggacactgtgtgaaatgtaaataaaaacagttcacaaagtggtgaacctcgctacATCCTCGCTtctgaacgactgagcctttcgaggatgcccctttaatatccaatcatgatcctatcaTCTGCTACCATTGaactgttcacctgtggaacgttccacaCAGGTGCTTTGgtgttatatttacatttattgtgttttttagagGAACATTACTGCAAAAGATATCATATCTCTGTATTCTCTATTTTCAGGTCAAACTCTGCTTTTCCAGCTATGATGGATAACCCAAGCAGCTGAAGTAGCGCCTGTTAGAGCAATTTCTGGCTCAGAGATCTTGGGTAAACATGCACCATCCCTCAGGAGGCAAATTTAAAGGCATAGGTGTAGCTAGTACAAACAATACTCCTGCATTGTTTTAATTATCTCTTTGCAGAAAGGCAGAACTAGAGGGCAGGATAACATTGTCTTCATGCTTTTTACACTCCCAGCACAAATTATTTTCTGGTAAACATATTGTATGAAGGATAGACAggtgtaaaataaaatagatgGAAGTATCTTATACTGCATAAAATTTCCCTCGAGCTTCTCTGGCACCAACCTGCACTGGAAATGATCTTTTCCCAAGAGTCCTTATCAATGTTCAAATTCAAATCTCTCTGCCAGATAAGCTCGAGGTTCTCACAGTTGCCATATATCGTGTTAGAAGTTATCTTATGAAAGGTGGAAGCTGAATGATTatatttcagtgatttaaaatAGCGCTGTACCATATTATCTTCCCCAGGCAACTGCTTAAATACACCCCCTAAACTACTTCTTATTTGCAAATATCTCCAGAAGTCTGCCTTATCCTTTATGCTGAACTGTGCACTGACATTTCAATGTTTTATCAGTAAACAGATCAGCTGTAACACTTATACCACTGGACAAACAGAATGCCAAAAGATTACCTTTTCTACACTTTTATTACTGGGCTATTCCAGGGTGAAGAATATAACTGCTTATGTTGTGAAATCTTCAACTATTTGTGAAGTTTAATCTGAACATTTCTTGAGTGTCATGAAATTGGATTAGTCTCTTTGCTCCCAGGCTTATTTGAAGACAGGGTATTCAGTTGGGTAAGGGTATTCAGACAGTTGAGGTAGCACCTCAACTGGACTGAGGGGGGCAGTAAGTTCTTGTTCCATCCCTGTCCATCTTCACTCTAAATTTCATTAAAGCAGTGTCTTGCCAATTTAGCCAGTTCAAAGGCAATGCTGTGCGTCTACATTGGACAGGAAAAGCCCAATGTTACTTCTTGCTGTATTAAGTTCTAAATTAATCCTGGTCTTATTCACATTCTCTGAATGTGAATTCAAAAGGCATTAACAGTAGCAACATTGACAGGTGGTCAAACTGAGGCACAATCAATGTGTTGTCTGAAGAAAGTCGAGGAAGTTAAATCTTACAAAAGaatgctttcattttgcttgcATTTATCTCTGTATCTGAAGAGTAGAGATTTGAGTAAAATCTTGAAATGTCTAAATAATCTCACATGCCTTGCTGAGTACTTCTCCCTGTTCAAGTCCTGGGATGATATAAACGGCATCATGTTTTAGTTGCCTGGCCAATAACTTGTTAGCTTTATCCCCATTTGCAAAAGAATTTGTTTTTGCCCTAAAGAGGCAAAGTTTAGGAGTTTAAGAGtttgaaaactgctgctggtAAAATGTTTAATGGGAGCACTTACCTGTGCCAGGTGGTCCATATAAGATGACACCTTTGGGGGGCTTAATGCCCATCTCTTCATAATACTCTGGATGTGTGAGAGGCAACTCCACTGACTCCTGTTaaaaaaccacaaagaaaatgcacagtCAGCCAGTGCCTTAGTAAAGGTGATTAACCAATACAAGCAATCAACATAACCATTCAACTTTATATTTGTGCAGCAGTTTTGGATCTTGTATCACTTTAACTGTTGATTGTTGCATGGTTTTGGTCCAGTGTTGAATGAGCAGCCAATGTCTTGATTATATTGAGATACCGTGACTGTGTTGCTTCTTCAATAATCCACATGCAGCGCTTGTTGCAGCATGACAATACTTTTATTGCTTTCTTATGCACCGATCGTGAAAAATTGGAAGACCAAACACACAGCTTCGCAGTAACCCCTCCACTCCACAGT
This region includes:
- the LOC121621607 gene encoding 26S proteasome regulatory subunit 4 — translated: MGQSQSGGHGPGGGKKDDKDKKKKYEPPIPTRVGKKKKKTKGPDAASKLPLVTPHTQCRLKLLKQERIKDYLLMEEEFIRNQEQMKPLEEKQEEERSKVDDLRGTPMSVGTLEEIIDDNHAIVSTSVGSEHYVSILSFVDKDLLEPGCSVLLNHKVHAVIGVLMDDTDPLVTVMKVEKAPQETYADIGGLDNQIQEIKESVELPLTHPEYYEEMGIKPPKGVILYGPPGTGKTLLAKAVANQTSATFLRVVGSELIQKYLGDGPKLVRELFRVAEEHAPSIVFIDEIDAIGTKRYDSNSGGEREIQRTMLELLNQLDGFDSRGDVKVIMATNRIETLDPALIRPGRIDRKIEFPLPDEKTKRRIFQIHTSRMTVADDVTLDDLILAKDDLSGADIKAICTEAGLMALRERRMKVTNEDFKKSKENVLYKKQEGTPEGLYL